In Amaranthus tricolor cultivar Red isolate AtriRed21 chromosome 5, ASM2621246v1, whole genome shotgun sequence, a genomic segment contains:
- the LOC130813547 gene encoding uncharacterized protein LOC130813547, with protein sequence MGLNHASLVSFMIMTLGVVSFARSTPTFKTLSYSPINYTPSYLPFSVFSPVYNKLFEPSPTYESSKYESPSYTLSPMHSPASVYESPKPSPMYVSPIYESPSYTPSPMYSPLPVNESPKSSPMYKSPKYESPLYTLSPVYSLSPFYNSRTPSPMYNSPRYESLSYTLPPIYTTPIYSLSPSYSPSSPEYSPQQVYDSPVYAPTLKPTPKDEHPIYTPPPMYVQSPEYNSSPIYNSLTYTPSSKDTLSSTYKSPTYPPPT encoded by the coding sequence ATGGGTCTTAACCATGCTTCATTAGTGTCTTTCATGATCATGACCTTGGGGGTTGTCTCATTCGCTCGTTCTACTCCAACATTTAAGACACTTTCGTACTCTCCAATTAATTATACTCCCTCGTATTTgccattttcagttttttcACCAGTTTATAATAAGCTTTTTGAACCATCACCAACATATGAGTCTTCTAAATACGAGTCTCCATCATATACACTATCTCCAATGCATTCTCCAGCATCAGTCTATGAGTCTCCTAAACCCTCACCAATGTATGTTTCTCCAATATACGAGTCTCCATCATATACACCATCTCCAATGTATTCTCCATTACCAGTAAATGAATCACCTAAATCTTCACCAATGTATAAATCTCCTAAATACGAGTCACCATTATATACATTATCTCCGGTGTATTCTCTATCACCATTTTATAATTCTCGAACACCTTCACCAATGTATAATTCTCCTAGATACGAATCTCTATCATATACTTTGCCGCCAATTTACACGACCCCAATCTATAGCCTATCACCATCATACTCTCCATCGTCTCCTGAATATAGTCCACAACAAGTGTATGATTCACCGGTTTACGCTCCAACACTCAAACCTACACCAAAAGATGAGCATCCAATTTATACTCCACCACCGATGTATGTTCAGTCTCCTGAATACAATTCATCACCAATATACAACTCTCTAACTTACACACCATCATCAAAAGACACCCTATCTTCAACATACAAGTCTCCTACGTACCCTCCACCAACTTAA